The genomic region ACGCTTTTGCTTTGACTCGAATCGTCGTGAGATTGCCTGAACCACCTGGTGGTGGGGTGACTTTAACGGGGCCGCCATATGCAGCGTTATAGACGAGTACGGCATCACCAGTGTCTGTTGTTGCATCTGGGGTACGCCGCCAGTCACGGTTAATGCCCTTCACCGGGATACTGAGGTTATTAGGGCCGGTCAGCGACAAGTTAGCGGTAATTCGGTCTACCACGACGCGACCATCGTGGAGCCAGCCAATGGTGCCACGGGGACCGACCCCTTGGCTTTCCGGTTCACTTAACATCTCGCCGTGCACAATCCAGGTACCGTTTGGATTACCACCAGGACCAGACCGCCAGAAGCCACCGTTAATCATCATTAACGCACCAGACCGCTTAGCCATATCTGGCACGGTTCTCAGGCCACGCACGGTGGAACCACCTGCGGTGATCGGTTCAATCGTTACTGAGGCACCGGGAGCCACGCGAGTCAATATGGTTGCCGTAGATACTGGGCCAAGCGGGGCACGATCACGAACCATTGACACACCGGGAGCGATATTGAAACTGGCTTGAGAAAGATCAGCCGTTTCATTGGTTGATATGGGTGCCTTTTGGGCTGGTGCCGGTTGGCGAACTTTGCCAGTTGAACCGGGTTCCGGTGTAGCCAGTGAAGGTTCACCTGTCGCGGCATCAGGAGATATAGGTTCTGGTTTACCTGTGGGCTCTGGTGTTACCGAGGGGATCTCAACCGATCCAATAGGATCTTCGGTTTGCTGACTACCATCGGCGGGGAGGCCCGTACTGATGTTATCGGGGGTCGTATCGGATGCCGGATCAGCCTCAGCAGCAACGCCAGGCAGGCTTGCTACCCCGAGGCATGTGGCCAGCACAAATGCAGTGGGGAATGTGGGGAAGGAAAACATTGTCGCCTTAGCTTAAAGGCTTTTACCAAATATTACGGAATTATTTTGTAGTAAATGCTTGATTTACAGCATCAATTATGCTCTGGTCATCGACCGAACGGCCAAGCACATCATCGATACCGGTTGCCGCTGCCCAAATAGCGGATTGGGCTTCGTGAACACCCATAGCGTCAATAAGGGGGCTGGGATCCCAATGATGGGCAATACCGCACTGCACCAGGGCACCCCCACGGCGTTGCCGTTGGCTGAGGCCAACGAGTTTCTGATTGCCCGTTGCAATTTCACCTCGCCCCATGGAGGCATAGCACACTTCAGCCAGGGCAGCTTGTTCTGGCGTACCGAGGCGGGTAGCAGTGGCTGCACCTTCCCACAAGGAAAGCTCTGGGACACCAAGCATGGCCAACGCACGCAGCCAGGCTTGGCCAACTGGAATAAAGACATCCGCCAGGTGACGGCCCTGAGTCCAGGGATGGCCTGCAGGGATCACGACATCCAAACTCAACAGCCCAGGGTCAAGGCGGACTGCGCCGCCTCCGGAAGGGCGGACCACCTGGTTAAACCCTGGTACTTCATGGGCAGCTCGCTGGCCTCGACCTAACACGATGGTTGCATCAGTGGGCACGTACCACCGCAATAGCGGTTTGGGGTCATCAAGTAGTGTGGCAGAGCGGGCCAACAAGTTAACACCGGTGTCTCGTTCGACACCGGTGATAGTCCAAGCGAACGGTTCGTTCACTGGAACAGCAGTTTAGGCTTCTTCTTCGCCGTGGGCTTGGTTGTAGCCCTCAATGAGGGCCTGAAGGGTCTGTACCAAACGTGGAGCCAACTGGGGGCTCATCTTGACACGGGTGACCACGTCGACCTTAACTTCATCAGGAGCAGAGCCAGTCATGAACTGCCCAAAGTCTAAGGTGAAGTCCTGCGGAGTGAAGGAGCCGGTAACAAAGTTGGCGTAGTCCCCAAAGCGCTTGTCATCATCAACACTGACAACGATGCGGGGACGGTTCTCGGGATTATTGGTATCAGTCATGCTTTGAGCCTAACGTGTGGGATGGGTTTGGACATTTACTTGCAGAGTAGGGCACTGACGTCGTCTAAGGACCGTGGGCGCCATGACGGGTCTACCTTGCCTGCATCGGCGAGCCGTTTAGCCAACTTTAATGGCCAAGGTATTTGAAGTCTGGTCCGATTAATTAATTCTTCGTCGCTCAGCAAATCAACAGGATCACCCACAATGGTCTGTTTGTCGAGGACAATGATTGCGCGATCGGCCCATGTCAGGATCATATCTAGGTCGTGGGTACTCATTGCAACCGTTGTATTGGCGGCTTCTAGGCGTTCGAGTGCGGCCAACATTTCAGAGACGGCATCAGGGTCCATGCCGGCTGTTGGCTCGTCAAGCATCAAGATACAAGGGCGCATTGCTACGGCACCGGCACAAGCGACACGTTTACGTTCGCCATATGAAAGCTGATGCGTAGGACGTTCAGCAAGATGGGTTACGCCCATTAGCGCGAGCGCTTCTTCTACTCGCGCCCTTGCATCTTCCTCAGATAGACCCTGGTTGACTGGTCCAAAGCTGACGTCTCGATACACATCAGCACTAAAGAGCTGGTCATCAGGGTTTTGAAGGACGAGTTGCACCACAGAGCGGTGAGCATTTAATCCCTTGCTGTTGTATTTGAGTGGTACACCATCAACGAGGACATGCCCTGATTTGGGTTTAATTGCGCCCGAAAGGGCGCGCATCAACGTTGTTTTACCGCTTCCATTGGCCCCAAGGATGGCGGTTCGTTTTCCAGGCGAGATATCAATGGATACGTCGTTCAGTACTTGATGGTCGCCATGATTTACCACAATATGTTCACAAGAGAGATGTTGATGGGCCATGGTTATCCTCCCGCCATGACATAATTACTTGCCAATCCTATGGCAAGGAGTACCGCAATGAGCAGGAATGATGCGGCCACGAACCGGGGTGAATGATGTAATTTTACGCCTAATGTGGTCAGGTCGTTGACATAGCCACGCCCCGCAAGCCCTTCACTTTTACGCATAGCGGAATCAATAGATCGAACAAATGCAGTACCCATCAATGCCGAACTGGAATGGATGGTGCGTTTCCATGTGGAATGGCCAAGGCGGGCAGCTTGGGCTTCACCGATGGTGGCTACTGTTCCGGCCAGTCCAAAGATCATTTGGTACATCAGCATTGAAATATCTACTGCTGGAGCAGGAATCCCGATACGGCGCATTGCCGCAAGTAAGTCAACCATTGGGGTGGTGACTGCCAAGAGCATGAGCGACATGGTGCCAGATACCCCGTGAGCAGCGACGTCGATGGCTTTCAACAGCCCTTCTTTCGTGATGTTGATCGGACCGAGGCTTGCGATCACGGTTCCTATTGGGTTGTCCCCAAGTTCGATGGCAATTGGAATACCACCTATCAACAGGAATGTTGCGGGTGCCAGGGCACTGAGGACCACCATCTTGGGATGAAGCCGTCCTGGGCCAAGCATCAGGGCCATTACCACGAGCACGATAAGCAAGCTGGTTGGCCATGCAGGGGTTACTAAGGCAACTAATACCAGGCCTACTGAGAGCAATACTTTGTCGCCTACGGCGCGACGCCGCCAGGGGCTTGCCCAAGCGGCGTCATCAAAACCATGATCATGCATGGTTTACCTTTATGATTCCGTCTTTTTTGCAGATGGCTCCTGCTCACGACGTTGCACAGTACGACCACGAAGGTTGCCAATCATAAATCCGAATAGACCGGCACCAATTGCGGCTTGCGTTGCAAATAGCCCTGACTCGATTTCACCACTGTTGAGCTCAATCAATGGATTAAACCAAGGCTCAACACCATTTTCTTCTAACTTTTCAGTGACAATTGAGTCGGTGCCCCCA from Stomatohabitans albus harbors:
- a CDS encoding lipoate--protein ligase family protein — protein: MNEPFAWTITGVERDTGVNLLARSATLLDDPKPLLRWYVPTDATIVLGRGQRAAHEVPGFNQVVRPSGGGAVRLDPGLLSLDVVIPAGHPWTQGRHLADVFIPVGQAWLRALAMLGVPELSLWEGAATATRLGTPEQAALAEVCYASMGRGEIATGNQKLVGLSQRQRRGGALVQCGIAHHWDPSPLIDAMGVHEAQSAIWAAATGIDDVLGRSVDDQSIIDAVNQAFTTK
- a CDS encoding DUF3467 domain-containing protein, translating into MTDTNNPENRPRIVVSVDDDKRFGDYANFVTGSFTPQDFTLDFGQFMTGSAPDEVKVDVVTRVKMSPQLAPRLVQTLQALIEGYNQAHGEEEA
- a CDS encoding energy-coupling factor ABC transporter ATP-binding protein, which translates into the protein MAHQHLSCEHIVVNHGDHQVLNDVSIDISPGKRTAILGANGSGKTTLMRALSGAIKPKSGHVLVDGVPLKYNSKGLNAHRSVVQLVLQNPDDQLFSADVYRDVSFGPVNQGLSEEDARARVEEALALMGVTHLAERPTHQLSYGERKRVACAGAVAMRPCILMLDEPTAGMDPDAVSEMLAALERLEAANTTVAMSTHDLDMILTWADRAIIVLDKQTIVGDPVDLLSDEELINRTRLQIPWPLKLAKRLADAGKVDPSWRPRSLDDVSALLCK
- the cbiQ gene encoding cobalt ECF transporter T component CbiQ, which encodes MHDHGFDDAAWASPWRRRAVGDKVLLSVGLVLVALVTPAWPTSLLIVLVVMALMLGPGRLHPKMVVLSALAPATFLLIGGIPIAIELGDNPIGTVIASLGPINITKEGLLKAIDVAAHGVSGTMSLMLLAVTTPMVDLLAAMRRIGIPAPAVDISMLMYQMIFGLAGTVATIGEAQAARLGHSTWKRTIHSSSALMGTAFVRSIDSAMRKSEGLAGRGYVNDLTTLGVKLHHSPRFVAASFLLIAVLLAIGLASNYVMAGG
- a CDS encoding energy-coupling factor ABC transporter substrate-binding protein → MTNVLLIIVIFVIAAGSFFMANTSDAPEGEAFGGTDSIVTEKLEENGVEPWFNPLIELNSGEIESGLFATQAAIGAGLFGFMIGNLRGRTVQRREQEPSAKKTES